The proteins below come from a single Deltaproteobacteria bacterium genomic window:
- a CDS encoding Rrf2 family transcriptional regulator yields MSMMQVSRKVDYALRAVIYLSTRRAGEPASVKEIATRRRVPQKFLEKIIKDLIRHDLVHSYRGAHGGYTLARPAEQISFRDVIEAVEGPISLNVCVSEKRDCSVLASCNMQRVWQEGQRRMLEFFSDTTLADLTPASSLNMNQEAVV; encoded by the coding sequence GTGTCCATGATGCAGGTCAGTCGCAAGGTCGATTACGCGCTGCGGGCGGTGATCTATCTGTCGACGCGGCGCGCCGGGGAGCCGGCCTCGGTGAAGGAGATCGCCACGCGCCGGCGTGTACCGCAGAAATTTCTCGAAAAGATCATCAAAGACCTGATTCGCCACGACTTGGTGCACTCGTACCGCGGCGCCCATGGAGGCTACACGCTGGCCCGGCCCGCTGAACAAATCTCGTTCCGCGACGTCATTGAAGCCGTGGAGGGACCGATTTCGTTGAACGTTTGTGTGAGCGAGAAACGTGACTGCTCGGTGCTGGCAAGCTGTAATATGCAACGGGTGTGGCAGGAGGGGCAGCGGCGGATGCTCGAGTTCTTTTCCGACACGACTTTGGCGGATCTAACTCCAGCAAGCAGCTTGAATATGAACCAGGAGGCCGTCGTCTAA
- the iscX gene encoding Fe-S cluster assembly protein IscX encodes MKWTDSEDIAIALLERHGDVNPIGVRFTDLHRWVTELDAFEDDPKASNEAKLEAIQMAWLEEYGEANG; translated from the coding sequence CTGAAATGGACCGATAGTGAAGACATCGCCATCGCGCTGCTGGAACGCCACGGCGACGTCAACCCGATCGGGGTCCGCTTCACCGACCTCCATCGCTGGGTTACCGAACTCGATGCCTTCGAGGATGACCCGAAGGCGTCAAACGAAGCGAAGCTGGAGGCCATCCAGATGGCGTGGCTCGAAGAGTACGGAGAGGCCAATGGCTAG